CGAAATTGGCAAATAGTTTATCAATACAAGGAAGACCTTGCTCAGAACTATGCTTAAAACAAATAATCAACATATTATCCTACCTGCTTTTATCAACTCCGCAGAAGTAGAAGCCACGCATCAAGCAGGTAGCCAAAATAAATTTACTCGCCCTAAATTCGATTTACTGCAACCATTGCGTAAAAGACTAGACAACCTGCAAATTCACAATCGTGATTTTGCTCACTTTATTGCTAAATTGATTCCTTCACAGTGTCCTTTCGAGCGCGATGTGATGCTGTTTGGTCGCAAAATAGCCCACATTCCCCCAATGTGTA
This genomic interval from Nodularia sp. LEGE 06071 contains the following:
- a CDS encoding Mo-dependent nitrogenase C-terminal domain-containing protein — protein: MLKTNNQHIILPAFINSAEVEATHQAGSQNKFTRPKFDLLQPLRKRLDNLQIHNRDFAHFIAKLIPSQCPFERDVMLFGRKIAHIPPMCKLNPLYDEFVGLRFRALCYLVDKCGEDIQTYC